The Callithrix jacchus isolate 240 chromosome X, calJac240_pri, whole genome shotgun sequence genome contains a region encoding:
- the RPA4 gene encoding replication protein A 30 kDa subunit, whose amino-acid sequence MSKSGFGSYGSISAASGASGGSDQPSERGAAPVVKTQRPRVRIQNIVPCNVYQLLSSTVLDTVFKVRGITVSQVSVVGVIREAEKASNHICYKIDDMTAKPIEARQWFGREKVKQLTPLSVGLYVKVFGILKCPAGTKSLEVLKIYVLEDMNEFTVHILETVSAHMMLYKARGDTTLESVPVSPSEVDDAGDNDESRRNFIRDEVLRLIHECPRQEGRSIHELQAQLCDLSIQAIKEVIDYLTLEGHIYPTVDREHFKSAD is encoded by the coding sequence ATGAGTAAGAGTGGGTTTGGGAGCTATGGCAGTATTTCTGCTGCCAGTGGAGCGAGTGGAGGCAGTGACCAACCATCTGAGAGAGGTGCAGCTCCTGTTGTTAAGACCCAAAGACCGAGGGTCCGAATCCAGAACATCGTACCGTGTAATGTGTACCAGCTGCTGAGCTCTACTGTGTTGGATACTGTGTTCAAGGTTAGGGGAATTACAGTTTCCCAGGTCTCCGTCGTGGGGGTAatcagagaggcagagaaggctTCAAATCACATTTGTTACAAAATTGATGATATGACTGCGAAGCCAATCGAGGCCCGACAGTGGTTTGGTAGAGAGAAAGTCAAGCAGCTGACTCCACTGTCAGTCGGACTATATGTGAAAGTGTTTGGTATCCTCAAATGTCCCGCGGGAACCAAGAGCCTTGAAGTATTGAAAATCTATGTCCTTGAGGACATGAATGAATTCACCGTGCATATTCTGGAAACGGTCAGTGCACACATGATGCTGTATAAAGCCCGTGGTGATACCACTCTAGAAAGTGTGCCTGTGTCTCCATCAGAAGTAGATGATGCTGGGGATAATGATGAGAGTCGCCGCAATTTCATCCGGGATGAAGTGCTGCGTTTGATTCACGAGTGCCCTCGTCAGGAAGGGAGGAGCATCCATGAGCTCCAGGCTCAGCTCTGCGACCTCAGCATCCAGGCCATCAAGGAAGTGATTGATTATCTGACCCTCGAGGGCCACATCTATCCCACTGTGGATCGGGAGCATTTTAAGTCTGCTGATTGA